In Burkholderia pseudomultivorans, the DNA window ATGAGCGCGGGCGTGGTCGTGCAGTACAGCTCGACCGGCACCCAGATGAACACGATCCAGATGGCGGCCGGCGCGCGGCCGGCGTCGCTGTATTTCGATGCGGCGGCGGGGCAGCTGCTGGTGGGCGATGAAGGCCCGGACATGAACATCAAGGTCTACGGGCTGCTCGGCCTGCCGCTGCAGGTCGGCACCTTCGGCGTGCAGGGCGGCTATCTCGACACGACCTCGGGCATCAAGGGGCAGGTCGGCGACAAGCGCTTCACGCGCGTCGTCGGCATCGGCAAGGATTCGGCCGGCAACCTGTACGTGCTCAACAACGCGTGGGGCGGCGGCTGGGATCTGGGCCGCAACGGCAGCACCGACATCCATGCGTACAGCCCGACCGGCACGCTGCAATGGAAACTGCAGGCGCTGAACTTCGAGGCGGCCGCCGCGCCCGATCCGGCGACCGACGGCGCGTTCTTCTACAGCGGCAACAACGTCTACACGGGTTCGGCGGGCGGCACGTTCGTCGCGAATACGGTCGATCCGTTCACCTATCCGAAGGACCCGCGCCTCGACATGAACGACTACCAGCGCGGCCAGCACTTCGGCCAGCTCGTGACGGTCGGCGGCAACCGGATTCTCGTCGCGTCGGGACAGAACCCCGGCAACTTCAACTTCTACCACTTCAATCCGGCGAGCGGCTACATCGCGATTCCCGACGGCTCGATTCCGGGCAAGCCGTTCAACACGAACCTGCAGGTGACGGCCGGCTTCGCGATCGACGGCAACGGCGACGTGTGGGCAGGGCTCGACCGCACCAACAACATCTCGCACTACCCGATGACGGGCTTCGACGCGAACGGCAAGCCGTCGTGGGGCGCGCCGACGCAGATCCCGATCCCGCGCACGGTGCTGCCGCTCACGCGGATCATCTACCAGTCCGACAGCGACACGATGATCCTCGCGCAGGGCATCTCCGGAAGCTGGGACTGGACCGCGATGAACGGCCATATCGAGGTCTATCGCGGCTGGAAGGGCGGCAATACGAGTGCGCCGAACCCGGTGATCAACCTGACGAGCGCGAATCCGAAATCGATCGCGGCGGCCGGGCACTACCTGTTCGTCGGCTACGTGCACACCGTGCCGAACGTCGACGTGTTCGACCTGAACACGGGCAACCTCGTCACCACGCTGACCAACTCGAACACGCCGGCGATGGACGTCGGCAACGACGTCGACTCGATGTACGGCATCCGCGCGTACCTGCGCTCGACCGGCGAATACGTGATCACGAAGGACAACTACAACGGCACGAGCCTCGTCGTGTATCGCTGGCATCCGTGAGCGCGCGGATCGCGCTCAGGGCGCGCCGAGCACGCGGCCGTTCACGCTGCGCCCGTACATCGAGTCGGGCGAATCGTGGAACTTCGCGCGCGTGTCTTCCACCGATCCGGTGAAGCGCGGGTCCTGCGGACGTTCGTGGCTGTCCATGAAGGTCGCGACGTCCCACGCCTGCTGATCGGTCAGCGTGCCGCCGAGCCCGAGCGGCATGTTGGCCTTGATGAAGCCGGCGGCGTTGCGGATGTCGCCCATCCCGGCGCCCCAGTTGAACGAGCGCGCGCCCCACAGCGGCGGAAACACGGGCTTGCCGCCGCTCGACTGGCCCTGTCCGTCCGCGCCGTGACACAGCGCGCAGTGCTGCGTGTAGACGGCGGCGCCGCGCGCGTAGTCGGCCTTCTGCGTCGGCGGCGGCAGTTTCGGGAAGCCCTGGCCGGGCAGCTTCGCGCCGACCGGCGCGCCTTTCGCGAGCCAGTACGAATACGTTTCGAGCGCCACGAGGATCGGGTCGCCGGCCGGCGGCGCCTTGCCGTTCATGCTGTAGCGAAAGCAGCCCTGCAGGCGCTCGGCGAACGTGTTCACGTGACCGTTCTTGCTGCGGTAGGCCGGATACAGCGGGTACGCGGCCCACATCGGGCTCGAATCGGGACGGCGGCCCGCGTCGAGATGGCAGCTCGCGCAGGTCAGCTTGTTGCCGACGTACTTGCCGGCAAACTCGGGCGTGTGCAGGAAGATCTGCTCGCCGAGCTTCACGGTCTTGCCGAACGCGTCGGCGGGAATCGCCGATTCGGCCGGCGGCGTGAACGATTGCGCCGTGGCCGTGGCGGCGGCCGTCGCGGCGACGGCGGGTGCGGGCGACGAAGCGGCGGCCGGTGCATCCTGCGGCGCCGCGGCGAAGGCGAGCGCGGGCAGCCACGCGGCGCCCAGCAGCGCGCGGCGGATCGGTGTCGTGCAATCGGTCATGGCTGGTCTCCCTGCGCGGCGCCGCCGCGAGCGTAGTACGCGGCGAGCGCGTCGATGTCGGCGTCGGACAGCTTGCCGGCGATCATCGGCATCAGCGCCATCGGTCCGGGTGCGCGCGTGCCGTGCTTCCACGCGTTCAGCTGGGCGGCGAGATACGCGGCCGGCTGGCCTGCGAGCGGCGGAAACGCGGCGCCCACGCCGATGCCGCCCGGGCCATGACATTGCGCGCAGGCCGGGAGGCCCTCCGACCAGCGGCCGCGCGTCGCGAGCCACGCGCCGGTGCTGGCCGGGTCGATCGACGTGTCGTCGGATGTCGCGACGGCCGGTGCGGCGGGCAGGCTCGCGAAGTACGTGGAGACCGCATCGCGCTCGCGCGCCGACAGTCGTTTCGCGAGCGGCTGCATCACGGGGTTCTGGCGCGTGCCGTCGGCAAACGCCGACAGTTGCGCGGACAGATACGCGGCGCTGGTGCCCGCGAGACGCGGAAAACCGGCGGCCGCATTGCCTTCGCCGTGCGCGCCGTGGCAGCCGACGCAAGCGGCCACGCCCGTCGTCGTGCCCTGTGTCGCCAGCGTCCTGCCGAGCGTCGCGTCGTCCGCGTGCGCGGCGCCGGCCAGCAGCGCCGCCGTCGCGAGCAGCAGCGGCGCGAACCGGCGTCGCGGTGTTTCGACCGGATCGTTCACGTCTCCTCCTTTGTTGTCTGTCTTGTGTCTCGCACGTACTGCGCGCCCCGTGCGGCCGGCGTCGTCAGCCCGCGCCGGGCTGCTCGCGCGCGGGCGCGGCGCTCGACTCGGGCGTCGTGCCCTCGTATCGGCCGAAACCGTAGCGCCGGAAAATCCGGAATGCATCCGGCGACCGGATAAACGCGAGCCACGCCCGCGCGGCTTCCGGATGCGGCGCGTCCTTCACCATCGCGCCCGCATAGATCGCCGTCGTATTATGCGCGGAAGGAATGTCGACGTGCATCAGCGGATGCCCGACCTGTTCCTGGAACGCGGCTTCGGACTGCCACAGCACGCCGGCATCCGCGCGTCCCTGCATCAGGAACAGCGCGGTCTCGCGATGGTGGATATGCGTGAGTTCGGTCGTGCCGGCGCGGACCTTGTCCTCGTAGACGGTGTGCGCGAGCGCGTCGCCGCCGGCCTTCACGAGCGATGCGCGGATCTGTCGCGCGACGCCTTCGAATGCCGGATTCGGCATGGCGAGCTTCACGTCGGGCCGCGCGAGATCGTTCAGCGACGCGATGTGTTTCGGATTGCCGGCGCGCACCATGATCGTCAGCTGGTTCGTCACGTACGGCACGGCCGGGCCGGCGAGCGTGCCGTCCGCGATCAGTGCGTCGATCCTGCCCAGTCCTGCGAAATATGCATCGGGTTTCACCGTCCACGTCATGTTGCCGACGGTGATCGTGCCGCCCGCATGGATCTGCTTCACGAGCAGGCCGGGCGGGATCGTCTCCCAGTAGATGCGGCCGCGATACTCGGGATGGTCCTGCTCGAACTTCGCGACGAGCGGCGCCATCGCGAAGAAGTAGTTGCCGCCGACGAACAGCACGAGCTTCGGCGCGCTGAGGTCGCCGTGGAAATCGGCGAGCACGTCGACTTGCGGGACCGTGAATTCGAGGCCGCGATCGAGCGCGTCGTTGTTGCGGCCGTTCTGCCACGGCGGGAAGACGGTCGAGGCGGAATCGACGGGCGCGGCGAGCGCGAACCCGCCGGCGCAGCACAGCCAGGCGGCGAGCAGCGCGCGCAGGCGCGGGCGGCGCGGTTTCGGAGTCGAATGAGCGGAGGTCATCGAGGGCCTCATTTCGCGTACGTGAAGCCGGCCTGCTGCAACTCGGGCAGCGTGCCGACCACGCCCGGCGTGACGATTGCGCCGGGAATCACGTGGTTGGTCAGATCGGCGGCCAGCGCGTCGAGCGGCAGCCGGTCCGGATTCGCGTTCGCGCCGTCGAGCCGCTCCGCGAGTTCCCAGATCGCGTTGTGGCACGACAGGAACACGACGCCGCGCTGCTGCAGCGCCGCGATGCTGTTGTCGTGCGACGAGAAGGCGCCGTCGGCGCGTTCGTGGTCGTGCGCGTCCTTCGACTGCGCAGGCTTCGCGTCGAGCAGCGTGTTGGTCGGGAATGCCGCGCCGGCGAAGCGCGCGAGGCCGTATTTGTCCCACGCGGCCTGGTCGAACAGCGCGAGATGCGCGCTGCCGTGCGTGGCCGACACGACCAGGAAATCCGGATGACCGTACGACCAGACCTGCGCGTTCAGCGCATTGCGCATCAGGTTCAGCCACGGGCCGCCGAGCTCGGTGTTGTCCCACACCTGCTTCGGTCCGCCGCGATAGCCGAGCACTTCGGCGAGCGCCGCGTGATCCCATTGATCGGCGCGCTCGAGAATCATCGGTACGGTCTTGAGGTCGCGCCGTCTCGGCGCGGCCGCGACGCGGCGCGTGAGGTCCGCGAGCCGCGCGGCGCCGTCGGGCAGCAGTGCGCCAGCGGCGGGCGTCGCCGCGTGCGCGCGAGGCGCGGCGCCGAGCAGTGCGGTGCCGGCCGCGAGGCCGAGCGTTTTCAGCGCGCCGCGGCGCGCATGCCGGTCCGTCATGGGCGTGTCTCCTGATGAGCGGCGAGCCGTCGTGCCGCCCGGCGGGACGGCATCGCGACTGTGCGCAGCCAGTCTAGAGGCGCACGACGGCTCGGCAAAATCGCGATATCGGATGACTGATATTGGCGCGCGCGATGATTCGTCCGACGATCGGCGTGCGAGCGCGGGCCGGTGGCGCGATTGCACGGCGCCAGGCCGTCTGCTACCGTAGCGCCCGAATTCGAAGCATCGGAATCAACGAGAGCGGGGGCCGGGCCATGTCATCCTTCTGTCGCGCCGGGAGCGACGGCAGGCCGCGCGCCGATACGGGCTGTGCCGGCGACAAGGCGAGCGAAGCCGCGCCTCGCCGATCGAATCACCGAAAAGAACGACAGGCGAATCCACGCCGCGCGTGCCGTGCCTGCGCGACACGCGCGTTTCAACCACTCGAGACCTGAGAGACCTTGCAGATGAAGAAGCTTCCCGCATCGTTCGCGATCGCTGCGTTCGCAACGTTCGCCGCGCTGTCGGCCGCCTGGCGGCCGGCCATCGCCGCGCCCGCCGACGCGGCCGCGATCGACACGCACTACGGTGCGGTGATCGAGGCCTACACGCAGGACATGGCCGCGGCCCGGTCGAAATACGACGGCCAGCGCCTCGCGTTCGTCGGTGCGGTGATCCGCATGGGCAGCGATCCGGGCGGTACCTATTTCGGCGCGCTGACGGCGGACGGCGAGCAGTTCGACACGCATTTCGACGTCGCCGACCAGGAGGCGCTGAAAGCGAAATTCCCCGGCGGCGAGATCAAGCCGTTCGTCACGTCGGCGGCGTTCCGGTTCAGTTGCCTGAACGAAGGCTATGTCGATGCGCCCGTGCTGCCCGGCCTGAAGCTCACGCATTGCCGCAAGGTCGATTGACGCCGCGCCGCGCGTCGTCGCTCAGAACTTCTGCTGTATGCCGGCCATCACGCCGAGCTGGTTCATGCCGAGGCCGACCGTTCCGCCGGCGGCGACCGGGTTCGCCGCCTGCGCGCTGTTGAACAGGTAGCCCACCGACGTATAGACGGTCGTGCGCTTCGACAGGAAGTAGTTCGCGCGGCCGACGACCAGCGTGCCGTTCGTGCCGCTTTCGCGTTCGCCGCGTTGCAGGTAGCGCACGCCCTGCACGTCGAAGGCGAGCGCCGGCGTCGCGTAGTAGGTGCCGCCGGCAAACACGATGTCGGACTGCAGGTGTCGCGCCGCCGCGAGGTTGCGCCGGATCCAGCCGGCGCCGAGCCGGGCCGGCCCCCACTTGACGTACGCGGCGACGATGTCGCGCGTGTCGGTGTAGCCCGAGCCGTTCAGCGGCGCCAGCGCGCCGGCGCCGCCGCGCATCACGTCATGGGATGCGGCCAGCCCGAACTGGCTCGTGTCGTACGCGATCATCGCGGTGTATTGGCGGCACGCGACGAAATCGCCGGCCACCTGTCCGGCGCAGCCGGTCGCCGACGGCCCGGCGGGCCCGGCCGCATCGCGGCCGAAGCTGTAGGTCGCGCCGAGCGTGACGCCGTGGAACGTGCCTTTGTAGCCGATCGCGTTGTCGCTGCGCGCGTTCGGCAGATACGAGTCGAAATCCGCCATCGAGTGGATCGACGGGCCGATCACGTCGGCATTGGCGAGCACGATCATCGTCATGTTCATCTGGCGGCCGAGCGTCAGTGCGCCGAAGCCGCCGCTCACGCCGACGTTCGCCTGACGCCCGAACAGACGGCCGCCGTAGTTCAGTGCGCCGGTGCCGGGCTGGAAGCCGTTTTCGAGCACGAAGAACGCCTGGTAGCCCGCGCCGAGATCCTCGGTGCCCTTCAGCCCCCAGCGCGACGGCACTTCGCCGGTCAGCGTCGGCATCCCGACGAACGAGCCGCCATGCGCGGCGTGGTTGTAGTAGGACACGCCGGTGTCCACGATCCCGTACAGCGTGACGCTGCTTTGCGCGCCAGCCGGGCCGGCCAGTGCCATCGCGAGGACGGCGCACAGTTTCTTCTTCATCCTTGTCTCCAAACCTGGTATGTAGTGATGCTTATCGATTTTTATCGGACGGCATCCGCGCGCGACGCCCGGAAGCCGGCCGTGGGTGCCGGCGTGTTACGACAGCGCGGGGTCGGCCTGCCGCCGCGCGGCGCGGGCCGGCGCGCAGACGACTGCGACGGCGATGGCCGCGCCGATCATCGGCAGCAGGAACGCGAAATAGAGATGGGACACGGACCAGCCGCCATCGAGCAGCGCGCCGACCGTCAGCGGCGACAGGATCGCGCCGAGCCGTCCGATGCCGACCGCGAGGCCGATGCCGGTCGTGCGGATCTGCGCGGGATAGGGCGTCGGCGACAGCGCGTACATCCCCGCCACGCACGCATTGATGATCGCGCCGAGGAACACCGCGACCGTCATCCCGACGCCGAGCGAGCCGGTGTTCGCGCCGAACACGACCAGCAGCGCACCGCCCGTCAGCAGCGTGGCGACCAATAGGTTGCGCAGGCCGAACCGGGCCGACAGCAGGCTGAACAGCGATGCGCCGGCAATGCCGCCGAGATTGAGCAGCACGCCGCCGGTCACGCCCTGCGACGCCGACAGCCCGGCCTGCACCAGCAGCTTCGGCGTCCAGCTGACGACGAAATAGAAGCTGCCCATCACCAGGAAGAACGCGATCCACAGCGCGATCGTCCGGCGCGCGAGCGGCCCGCGCAGCACGGCCGCGCGACCTGCATCGGGGCCGGCCGCGTCCGCCGCGGTCGCGGCCGCGGGCAGGGCGTCGAGCGGCGCGCGCTGCATCCGCGCGAGGATCCGGTTGATCTTCTGCAGCGCGTTCGCCGGACGGCGGACCAGCAGGAAGTCGAGCGACTCCGGCAGCAGCGCGAGCACCATCGGGATCGCCATCAGCGTCAGCACGCCGCCGAACGCGAACACGCTGCGCCATCCCCACACGGACAGCAGGTAGCCGGCGATCACGCCGCCGACTGTCGCGCCGATCGCATAGCCGGCCGACTGCATGCCGATCGCGGCGCTGCGCCATTTGTTCGATGCGTATTCGCCGCTGATGACGGTCAGGCTGGCCAGCATGCCGCCGATGCCGAGCCCCGTATACGCGCGGGCGGCCGCCAGCTGCAGCGTGCCGTGGGTGGCCGAGCAGGCGAGCATCCCGGTCGAGATGACGACCAGGCAGAACAGGATGATCCGGCGCCGGCCGACCCGGTCGGCCAGCGGCGCGATCAGCACCGAGCCGAGGCCCATGCCGGCCAGCCCGGCGCTCAGCAGCATGCCGATTTCCTTGCCGCTCAACTGCCACTCGGCCGCGAGGCGCGGCGCGACGAACGCCATCGCGAGCACGTCGAAACCGTCGAGCATGTTCAGCACGACGCAGGCCGTGACGGCCAGCGTCTGGAATGCGCTCATCGGAGACGCATCGATCGTATTGCGGATAGGGACGCTCACGTCTAAGACCCCTGCAAGAATAGTATGACTAATTGATTGGAGCCGGCCGAAGCCGGGGGAGTCGAGCGGGTGACTGCGATTCGGATTGCGTGGGGCGAGCGGGGCGCGTTCGGTCTCCGGTCGCGTTCCCCGATCGTTTGCGGGTGCCGGGCGTCTAGGCGGCGTGCGCAGGCTGCAGCAGCAGACGCTCGATTACGCGCCGCGCGCGGTTCGGGCCCGCATCGACGTGAATGTCGATCTGCCGGCGGTCGGGAAACCGCAGCTGATTGCGGTACTGCGCTTCGATCACGGTCTTGTCCTCGTCGAAGGTGGCCGCGGATTGCTCGATGACCGTTTGCGCGACGCGCTCGACGTCGGTTTGCGGATTGGTCGCGATCGTCCAGAAGTAGTGCGTCGTGGTGGCCGTCTCGGGCGTGATGCCGTGGAAGCCGCGCATATGGAAGCCGCCGCGCGACGGATCGCCGAGGTCGCCGGTGCCGGCGTCCATCGCGCCGGTCCAGATCCGGATATGCGACACGTGGAATTCGATTTCCTGCCATCGATCGACGCGGCCCGCGAACGGCCACGCAGCCGTGTAGGTCGGCGGCGGATCCGAATCGGGCATCCGGCGCACCAGCTTCACCGTGTCGCCTTCGCTGCTGACGCGCGTTTCCGCGCCCATGTGCAGCGCGGCGTTGCCGCCGATGGTTTTCAGGTGGACGTAGCCGAGATGGCTCAGGTCCATCAGGTTGTCGTGAATCAGCTGGTACGGCGCGTCGTAGTGGTAGTTGCCGCCGCCGAACCGGTAGCGCGGATCCGAGTGGAACGAATAGGACGGCGGCGCGCAGGTCGGCTCGCGGTTGGCGGCGTCGCCGATCCAGATCCATACGATCGCGTCCCGCTCCTGGACCGGATACGACGAGACGCATGCGCTGGCCGGGATCCGCTCCTGCCCGGGAATCTCGATGCAGGTTCCGGCGCGGTCGAACAGCAGCCCGTGATAGCCGCAGCGCAGGCCGCGCGATTCGAGCGAGCCGCACGACAGCGGCAGCGACTTGTGGCAGCAGCGATCCTCCAGTGCGCCGACTTCGCCCGACGGTAGCCGGAACAGCACGACCGGGCGGCCGAGCAGCGTGCGGGCAAGCGGGCGGTCGGTCAGTTCGGACGCGAGCGCGGCGACCCACCATCGGTTGGCGGGAAAGATAGGATCGCTTATTTCTTGCGATGTGCGAGGTGCCATCGATTGTCTCCAGTATCGTATTGCCGCCGCGCGCGGCGCGCCGCGCGGGCCGTCTTCTACAGATCGAGTACCAGCATCGCGGTACGCGAACGGGAGCAGCACGGCAGGAACTGGTCGCCGGCTGCTTTCTCGTCGTCCGTCAGGTACGAATCGCGATGCTCGGGCTCGCCGTCGAGCACGCGCGTCAGGCAGGTACCGCATACGCCCTGCTCGCACGAAGTCAGCACGTCGACGCCATTGGCCGCGAGCGCAGCGACGACCGTGCATTCGGCCGGCACGTCGATCACCCGGCCGCTGCTCGCGATCCGGACCTGGAACGGACGGTCGGCAGCGGACGTTTCCACCACACCGCTGAAGAACTCGTAGTGCAGCCGTTCTTCGGCCCAGTTGCGCGCGCGCGCTTCGTTCAGCACCGCGTCCATGAAGCCGCGCGGCCCGCACACGTAGAGATGCGTGCCTGCCGGCGCCGCCGCGAGCACCGCGGCGAGATCGAATCGTTGCGCGGACTCGCCGTCGTCGACATGCAGGCGCACCCGGTCGCGAAACGCGGACGCGGCGATCCGTTCGACGAAGGCCATGCGCTCGGTCGAACGCGCGCAGTAATGCATCGCGAACGGTTCGCCCGACGACGACAGCCGTTCCGCCATGCTGAGTATCGGCGTGACGCCGATCCCGCCGGCGAGCAGCAGGTGGTGCGCCGCGCCGGTCGCAAGCGGAAAGTGGTTGCGCGGCGCGCTGATCCGCACGGTATCGCCTGGCCGGACCGCGTCGTGGATCGCGCGCGAGCCGCCGCGACCTTCGGCGTCGCGCAGCACGGCGATCTGATAGCGGTCGGCCTGCGCGGGATGGTTGCACAGCGAATACTGGCGCACGAGCCCGCCCGGCAGATGGACGTCGATATGGGCGCCCGCCGTGAAGCCCGGCAGCGGCGAGCCGTCGTCGCTGACGAATTCGAATCCGCAGATGTCGCGGGCTTCCTGCCACTTGCGGGCCACCTTGACGGTCAGCGAGGCATCGCTCATGACGCCTCCGTCGCACGGGCAACCGGAATGACGGGGCGCTGCGGGGCCGCCGCGCGTTCCTCGGCGAGCAGCCGCTCGATCACCTTGCGCGACAGCACGCCGCCGGCGTCGATGTTGAGCTTCAGCAGATTACGATCCGGCCACGCTTCGAGGTTGCGCTGCTGGCGCTCGAGCATCTCGAGATCCTCGGCGAAGATCTTGCCCTGGCCTTCGCGGATCGTGTCGGTCAGTGCGGCATCCTCGGGCCGGAAGTTGCGCGCCATGCCCCAGAAATACCAGATCGACGTTTCCGTTTCGGGCGTGATGAAGTCGACGACGATCGACGACGCCTTCACGTCAGCGGACGCCGCATGGCCGCCGTGGCCCGCATGCGCGACGCCGACCTCGATCATCACGTGGCTCGGCGGCGAGAAGCGGCAGATCTGCCAGCGATCGACCGGCACGTCGTCGGCGAGCCCGTTGCCGCGCAGCGCCATCTGCCAGAACGGCGGCGGCATCACGTTTTCCATGAAGCGGCTCGTGACGACCTCGTCGCCTTCGCAGACGGTGCGCGGCGCCGCCTCGTCGATCTCGCGCTGGCCGATGCTGCTCGCATGCACGTAGGTCTCGTGCGTGAGATCCATCAGGTTGTCGATCATCAGGCGGTAGTCGCAGCGGATGTGATAGAGGCCGCCGCCGTGCGCCCACGCGGGATCGTCCGCCCACGGCAGGTGGTGCAGCTTGGCCGGATCCGCGCGGGTCGCGTCGCCCGGCCACACCCAGATGAACCCGTACCGCTCGATCGCGGGAAAGCTGCGGATCGCCGGAAAGCCGCCCACGCGCTGGCCCGGCATGCCGGTCGTCTTGCCGTCGCAGCCCATCTCGAGCC includes these proteins:
- a CDS encoding SMP-30/gluconolactonase/LRE family protein, whose amino-acid sequence is MAMKQIRAALLGMCMAMLAAASHAQYTTDWLANTFGTLAAHVGNGARSMWVAPEGVIYTSSRWDENAGGVAIYQNGQTLGTIGIHDEFQGGAITGNATSIFVALGYNRTFGSGSVGRYNRGTNTRDLRIPVSTWTGIQYADVITGLATGGNLLYASDFYGNRVRVYTTDGVWQRDIGVQGPGALALDAAGNLWVARMSAGVVVQYSSTGTQMNTIQMAAGARPASLYFDAAAGQLLVGDEGPDMNIKVYGLLGLPLQVGTFGVQGGYLDTTSGIKGQVGDKRFTRVVGIGKDSAGNLYVLNNAWGGGWDLGRNGSTDIHAYSPTGTLQWKLQALNFEAAAAPDPATDGAFFYSGNNVYTGSAGGTFVANTVDPFTYPKDPRLDMNDYQRGQHFGQLVTVGGNRILVASGQNPGNFNFYHFNPASGYIAIPDGSIPGKPFNTNLQVTAGFAIDGNGDVWAGLDRTNNISHYPMTGFDANGKPSWGAPTQIPIPRTVLPLTRIIYQSDSDTMILAQGISGSWDWTAMNGHIEVYRGWKGGNTSAPNPVINLTSANPKSIAAAGHYLFVGYVHTVPNVDVFDLNTGNLVTTLTNSNTPAMDVGNDVDSMYGIRAYLRSTGEYVITKDNYNGTSLVVYRWHP
- a CDS encoding c-type cytochrome is translated as MTDCTTPIRRALLGAAWLPALAFAAAPQDAPAAASSPAPAVAATAAATATAQSFTPPAESAIPADAFGKTVKLGEQIFLHTPEFAGKYVGNKLTCASCHLDAGRRPDSSPMWAAYPLYPAYRSKNGHVNTFAERLQGCFRYSMNGKAPPAGDPILVALETYSYWLAKGAPVGAKLPGQGFPKLPPPTQKADYARGAAVYTQHCALCHGADGQGQSSGGKPVFPPLWGARSFNWGAGMGDIRNAAGFIKANMPLGLGGTLTDQQAWDVATFMDSHERPQDPRFTGSVEDTRAKFHDSPDSMYGRSVNGRVLGAP
- a CDS encoding c-type cytochrome; the protein is MNDPVETPRRRFAPLLLATAALLAGAAHADDATLGRTLATQGTTTGVAACVGCHGAHGEGNAAAGFPRLAGTSAAYLSAQLSAFADGTRQNPVMQPLAKRLSARERDAVSTYFASLPAAPAVATSDDTSIDPASTGAWLATRGRWSEGLPACAQCHGPGGIGVGAAFPPLAGQPAAYLAAQLNAWKHGTRAPGPMALMPMIAGKLSDADIDALAAYYARGGAAQGDQP
- a CDS encoding molybdate ABC transporter substrate-binding protein → MTSAHSTPKPRRPRLRALLAAWLCCAGGFALAAPVDSASTVFPPWQNGRNNDALDRGLEFTVPQVDVLADFHGDLSAPKLVLFVGGNYFFAMAPLVAKFEQDHPEYRGRIYWETIPPGLLVKQIHAGGTITVGNMTWTVKPDAYFAGLGRIDALIADGTLAGPAVPYVTNQLTIMVRAGNPKHIASLNDLARPDVKLAMPNPAFEGVARQIRASLVKAGGDALAHTVYEDKVRAGTTELTHIHHRETALFLMQGRADAGVLWQSEAAFQEQVGHPLMHVDIPSAHNTTAIYAGAMVKDAPHPEAARAWLAFIRSPDAFRIFRRYGFGRYEGTTPESSAAPAREQPGAG
- a CDS encoding porin, with translation MKKKLCAVLAMALAGPAGAQSSVTLYGIVDTGVSYYNHAAHGGSFVGMPTLTGEVPSRWGLKGTEDLGAGYQAFFVLENGFQPGTGALNYGGRLFGRQANVGVSGGFGALTLGRQMNMTMIVLANADVIGPSIHSMADFDSYLPNARSDNAIGYKGTFHGVTLGATYSFGRDAAGPAGPSATGCAGQVAGDFVACRQYTAMIAYDTSQFGLAASHDVMRGGAGALAPLNGSGYTDTRDIVAAYVKWGPARLGAGWIRRNLAAARHLQSDIVFAGGTYYATPALAFDVQGVRYLQRGERESGTNGTLVVGRANYFLSKRTTVYTSVGYLFNSAQAANPVAAGGTVGLGMNQLGVMAGIQQKF
- a CDS encoding MFS transporter is translated as MSVPIRNTIDASPMSAFQTLAVTACVVLNMLDGFDVLAMAFVAPRLAAEWQLSGKEIGMLLSAGLAGMGLGSVLIAPLADRVGRRRIILFCLVVISTGMLACSATHGTLQLAAARAYTGLGIGGMLASLTVISGEYASNKWRSAAIGMQSAGYAIGATVGGVIAGYLLSVWGWRSVFAFGGVLTLMAIPMVLALLPESLDFLLVRRPANALQKINRILARMQRAPLDALPAAATAADAAGPDAGRAAVLRGPLARRTIALWIAFFLVMGSFYFVVSWTPKLLVQAGLSASQGVTGGVLLNLGGIAGASLFSLLSARFGLRNLLVATLLTGGALLVVFGANTGSLGVGMTVAVFLGAIINACVAGMYALSPTPYPAQIRTTGIGLAVGIGRLGAILSPLTVGALLDGGWSVSHLYFAFLLPMIGAAIAVAVVCAPARAARRQADPALS
- a CDS encoding Rieske 2Fe-2S domain-containing protein, translated to MAPRTSQEISDPIFPANRWWVAALASELTDRPLARTLLGRPVVLFRLPSGEVGALEDRCCHKSLPLSCGSLESRGLRCGYHGLLFDRAGTCIEIPGQERIPASACVSSYPVQERDAIVWIWIGDAANREPTCAPPSYSFHSDPRYRFGGGNYHYDAPYQLIHDNLMDLSHLGYVHLKTIGGNAALHMGAETRVSSEGDTVKLVRRMPDSDPPPTYTAAWPFAGRVDRWQEIEFHVSHIRIWTGAMDAGTGDLGDPSRGGFHMRGFHGITPETATTTHYFWTIATNPQTDVERVAQTVIEQSAATFDEDKTVIEAQYRNQLRFPDRRQIDIHVDAGPNRARRVIERLLLQPAHAA
- a CDS encoding PDR/VanB family oxidoreductase; the encoded protein is MSDASLTVKVARKWQEARDICGFEFVSDDGSPLPGFTAGAHIDVHLPGGLVRQYSLCNHPAQADRYQIAVLRDAEGRGGSRAIHDAVRPGDTVRISAPRNHFPLATGAAHHLLLAGGIGVTPILSMAERLSSSGEPFAMHYCARSTERMAFVERIAASAFRDRVRLHVDDGESAQRFDLAAVLAAAPAGTHLYVCGPRGFMDAVLNEARARNWAEERLHYEFFSGVVETSAADRPFQVRIASSGRVIDVPAECTVVAALAANGVDVLTSCEQGVCGTCLTRVLDGEPEHRDSYLTDDEKAAGDQFLPCCSRSRTAMLVLDL
- a CDS encoding aromatic ring-hydroxylating oxygenase subunit alpha, which produces MFLKNAWYVACTPDEIDGKLLGRKICGESMVFYRTADGSVAALEDFCPHRGAPLSLGFVRDGTLVCGYHGLEMGCDGKTTGMPGQRVGGFPAIRSFPAIERYGFIWVWPGDATRADPAKLHHLPWADDPAWAHGGGLYHIRCDYRLMIDNLMDLTHETYVHASSIGQREIDEAAPRTVCEGDEVVTSRFMENVMPPPFWQMALRGNGLADDVPVDRWQICRFSPPSHVMIEVGVAHAGHGGHAASADVKASSIVVDFITPETETSIWYFWGMARNFRPEDAALTDTIREGQGKIFAEDLEMLERQQRNLEAWPDRNLLKLNIDAGGVLSRKVIERLLAEERAAAPQRPVIPVARATEAS